From the genome of Nicotiana sylvestris chromosome 2, ASM39365v2, whole genome shotgun sequence, one region includes:
- the LOC138885174 gene encoding uncharacterized protein, translated as MKMNAPKKERSLALRIAEGADLEEDEMDMITRDFKKYIIRGKCSSRKWKKEWAERRNRKKEQVHPKKNKGATKAMVAAWGESSDEESEDEDRDEQALMAIGESDDEQALMAIGESDDEQEVSVFHLKDKINFLSKERLFEFLIDFIDESEVINNEKEQLSKECVILKAQCNNLELRASESDSKNTELKNHVLELETIVLKLRSENLKLKLGTSKKKTDQIHVTLEENLVKMKDEQIRVLKEDLGKVKMKGSSQIYYMDSGCSKHMTRSKNQFLSLEDLKRGNVSFGIGKKKEIIGVGKIVSKDLVIELPNIKFKEDKVCEAFARRKQEHQNKAIGLVKELNEAAPEEGTGDETGSSV; from the exons ATGAAGATGAATGCTCCCAAGAAAGAAAGAAGCCTGgctctcagaattgctgaaggtGCAGATCTAGAGGAAGATGAAATGGACATGATCACAAGGGACTTCAAGAAGTATATAATCAGAGGAAAGTGTTCTTCAAGAA AATGGAAGAAAGAAtgggctgaacgaaggaacaggaagaaggaacaagttcatcccaagaaaaataaaggagcaacgaaggctatggttgctgcctggggagaaagctcagatgaggaATCAGAAGATGAAGatagagatgaacaagcacttatggctattggagaatcagatgatgaacaagcacttatggccattggagaatcagatgatgaacaagaggtaagtgtgtttcatctcaaagacaagattaattttttgtctaaagaaaggctattTGAGTTTCTGATagatttcattgatgagtctgaggtcataaacaatgaaaaggaacaaTTGTCTAAGGAATGTGTAATCTTGAAAGCTCAGTGCAATAATCTAGAACtcagggctagtgaaagtgatagtaaaaatactgagttgaagaaccatgTTCTTGAACTTGAGACCATTGTGTTAAAGCTcagatctgaaaatttaaaactgaaattaggaacaagTAAAAAGAAAACTGATCAAATACAtgtcaccttagaagaaaatttagtaaaaatgaaggatgagcagataagagtcctaaaagaagatctaggtaAG GTCAAAATGAAGGGAAGCAGTCAAATATattacatggatagtggctgctcaaagcatatgactagaagcaagaaccagttcctttcacttgaggacctcaaaagAGGTAATGTCTCATTTGGAATTGGTAAGAAAAaggagatcattggggttggaaagataG tctccaaggacctggtgatagagctgcctaacatcaagtttaaggaagacaaagtttgtgaggcttttGCAAGGAGaaagcag GAACATCAAAATaaagctattgggctggtaaaagagTTAAATGAAGCTGCAccggaagaaggaacaggtgatgaaACAGGTTCTTCCGtctag